Below is a window of Haloterrigena alkaliphila DNA.
GGACGGTGTACCCGTCTTCAGTTTCCATCAGGTCGATCCCGAGCAGGCCGCCGCCGACGGCGTCGCTGGCTTTCTGCACCAGCTCTTTCGCTTCCTCGTCGGGCTCGAAGACGTCCGTCTCGGCGCCCTTCGCGGCGTTGGTGATCCAGTGGTCCGACGAGCGGACCATGCCGGCGATGGGCTCGCCGTCGGTCGCGAGCACGCGGATGTCGCGGCCGGGCTTCTCGACGAACTCCTGGACGTAGAACACCTTGTGCTCGTAGTGGCCGAGCGTCGCCTTGTGCTCGAGGATGGCCTCCGCGGCGTCCCTCGAGTCGATTTTGGCCATCAGGCGGCCCCACGACCCGACGACGGGTTTGAGGACGCACGGGTAGCCGAAGGCCTCGATGGCCTCCATCGCGGACTCCTTGGTGAACGCGACCTTCGTCGCGGGCGTGGGTACGCCCGCCTTCTCGAGCGCGAGGCTGTTCTTCACCTTATCGGCGCAGATGTCCGCGGTCTCGTGGCTGTTGACCACGGGGATGCCGTACGCCTCGAAGAACTGCGTGGCGTACAGGCTCCGACTCGTGGCGAGACAGCGGTCGACGACGATATCGAGGTCCCGAAACTCCTCGGGCGCCTCGCTGATGTCGAACGTCTGCTTGCGGACGTCGATCTTCTCGATCTCGTGATCGCGCTCGCGTAGCTCGTTGAGCAGGAGCTTCTCGTCCTTACGAATCCGGGAGTAGAGTATTCCTACTTGCAAGGTCA
It encodes the following:
- the lysX gene encoding lysine biosynthesis protein LysX; the encoded protein is MTLQVGILYSRIRKDEKLLLNELRERDHEIEKIDVRKQTFDISEAPEEFRDLDIVVDRCLATSRSLYATQFFEAYGIPVVNSHETADICADKVKNSLALEKAGVPTPATKVAFTKESAMEAIEAFGYPCVLKPVVGSWGRLMAKIDSRDAAEAILEHKATLGHYEHKVFYVQEFVEKPGRDIRVLATDGEPIAGMVRSSDHWITNAAKGAETDVFEPDEEAKELVQKASDAVGGGLLGIDLMETEDGYTVHEVNHTVEFKALDGAVDTDVAGTVVDWLESKAEAATEAELEVSA